One region of Halohasta litchfieldiae genomic DNA includes:
- a CDS encoding NAD(P)-dependent oxidoreductase — MTEKIVSFRSVDRIESAFDDVDLDVVPKTKYTDAELIEYAEGASGLFVHSENQYTSTLFEASPELRVIGRPGSGLDNIDLDAATENDVVIAFTPGMNAVAVSEFVVGSVISHIRDLQDASDHVRSGGWRSPDWWGTELRNKTVGIVGLGAAGYETAKRLKPFDVDFLVADPYVDQERIDEIGGQRVELDDLLSESDFVSLHVRLTEETTHMIDAAAFDRMKETAVLINTARGRVVDHDALVEALTTGTIGGAVIDVYPSEPPESTDPIFDCETASVTPHLAGATVETRTEMLETTAKNMLRILNGEAVDRQYIANPEVLDS; from the coding sequence ATGACTGAGAAAATCGTGAGTTTTCGATCAGTTGATCGTATCGAATCCGCATTTGACGATGTCGATCTCGATGTGGTCCCGAAAACCAAGTACACCGATGCCGAGCTGATCGAGTACGCCGAGGGTGCCAGCGGGCTGTTCGTCCACTCGGAAAACCAGTATACGTCGACGCTGTTCGAGGCCTCCCCGGAGTTGCGTGTGATCGGTCGACCCGGCTCCGGACTCGACAACATCGATCTCGATGCTGCAACCGAAAACGACGTTGTCATCGCTTTCACGCCCGGAATGAACGCGGTTGCAGTCTCGGAGTTCGTCGTCGGCTCGGTGATCTCGCATATTCGTGATCTTCAGGACGCCAGCGATCACGTCCGGTCGGGTGGCTGGCGGTCGCCCGACTGGTGGGGAACCGAACTCCGAAACAAGACGGTGGGTATCGTCGGCCTTGGGGCCGCAGGCTACGAAACCGCAAAACGGCTCAAACCGTTCGATGTCGACTTCCTCGTCGCCGATCCCTACGTCGACCAAGAGCGAATCGACGAAATCGGCGGGCAAAGAGTTGAACTGGATGACTTGTTGTCGGAGTCGGATTTCGTGAGCCTCCACGTCCGACTGACTGAGGAGACGACCCACATGATTGACGCGGCGGCCTTCGACCGGATGAAAGAGACGGCCGTGCTGATCAACACTGCCCGTGGTCGGGTTGTCGACCACGACGCACTGGTCGAGGCACTCACAACAGGGACCATCGGCGGTGCAGTGATCGATGTCTATCCCAGCGAACCCCCGGAGTCGACCGATCCGATCTTCGACTGTGAGACGGCCTCGGTAACACCGCACTTGGCGGGCGCAACAGTCGAAACGCGAACCGAGATGCTCGAAACCACCGCGAAAAATATGCTCCGAATTCTGAATGGAGAAGCCGTCGACCGGCAGTATATCGCGAATCCGGAGGTTCTGGATTCCTAG
- a CDS encoding type II glyceraldehyde-3-phosphate dehydrogenase translates to MIRVGVNGYGTIGKRVADGIRLQPDMQLIGVAKTRPNFEAETAAQKGYPLYSAIPERSHQFTEAGLDLHGEVTDLVDESDVIVDATPSGVGAENCSLYEAHDTPAILQGGESPDTVDESFVAQANYDDAVGADLLRVVSCNTTGLSRLLEPIDREYGVDKARATLIRRGGDPGETDRGPINDILPDPVTLPSHHGPDVQTIFPDVDIDTLGVTVPATLMHLHSVNLTLESAPSVAAIADLLSRQSRLFVVPPELSIDGTAKLKEFAKDAGRPRGDLWENCLWEESIAMEGNDLYLFQSIHQEANVVPENIDAIRALVGHKTAAESIALTNDRLGLNTTQQYTRSHQHGSPQPADD, encoded by the coding sequence ATGATACGTGTGGGGGTGAATGGATACGGAACCATCGGTAAACGTGTTGCCGACGGAATCCGTCTCCAGCCCGACATGCAACTCATCGGCGTGGCGAAAACCCGTCCAAACTTCGAAGCCGAGACGGCGGCTCAAAAGGGATACCCGCTGTACAGTGCGATCCCGGAGCGGTCCCACCAGTTCACTGAGGCCGGACTTGATCTCCACGGAGAGGTTACAGATCTCGTCGACGAAAGCGACGTAATCGTCGACGCCACCCCGTCGGGCGTCGGTGCGGAGAACTGCTCGCTCTACGAGGCACACGACACGCCAGCGATCCTTCAGGGCGGTGAATCCCCGGACACTGTCGACGAAAGTTTCGTCGCTCAGGCAAACTACGACGACGCTGTGGGCGCGGACCTGCTTCGTGTCGTCTCCTGCAACACGACCGGACTCTCGCGGCTCCTAGAGCCGATTGACCGGGAGTATGGCGTCGACAAAGCGCGGGCGACACTCATTCGGCGTGGTGGCGACCCCGGCGAAACTGACCGCGGGCCGATCAACGACATTCTCCCGGACCCGGTGACCCTTCCCTCACACCACGGGCCTGACGTCCAGACGATCTTCCCCGATGTGGATATCGACACCCTCGGAGTGACCGTTCCAGCAACGCTCATGCACTTGCACAGTGTGAACCTCACACTTGAGTCCGCGCCGTCGGTTGCGGCAATTGCTGATCTGCTGTCGAGACAGTCGCGGCTCTTTGTCGTGCCACCGGAGCTGAGCATCGACGGCACTGCCAAACTCAAAGAGTTCGCCAAAGACGCCGGTCGACCGAGGGGGGATCTGTGGGAGAACTGTCTCTGGGAGGAGTCGATTGCGATGGAGGGCAACGACCTGTACCTGTTCCAATCGATCCACCAAGAGGCGAACGTTGTGCCCGAAAACATCGATGCGATCCGCGCGCTCGTCGGCCACAAAACCGCCGCCGAAAGTATCGCACTCACCAACGACCGACTCGGACTGAACACGACCCAACAATACACGAGATCACACCAGCACGGCAGTCCACAGCCTGCAGATGACTAA